Below is a genomic region from Laspinema palackyanum D2c.
TTTCTAAGGGTTTAACCTCTCCATGCTGCAAATCCAGGTGTTGCGCTGCACTCGGATTCACCCAACTTTGTTCCCCCTGATCATCGACAAAAATCACCCCTTGGGGAATCGTTTCCAGAATCGCCCCGAGGCGGATTGTCGTCCGTTCCAGTCGCAAGGTAGTGTCTTGAAACTGGAGTAACATTCGCAGTTCCCCACGCAGGGATTCCAGACAGCGCTTCAGGTCCGGAGTGAGGGTAACGTTGCGAGACCAAATGATTAAAATGCCCCCGCAGAGGCCCTCCGCCCCCTCCCTCATCGTAGGTTGCAAGGGCAAAACGGCCAAAGACTTTGTACCCGCAGCGATTAAACTGCGAATTGCCCCCGGGTGGTGGGGATAGTCCTGATAGTACAAGCAGCGATTCAAGGCGACTGCCTCGGCAAACAGTTGGGGAGAGGTGAATTTGTCTGATAACACCCTCTGAGGCAGACAGACGACGGCCTCAGCGGTAACTTCATCCACTTGTCGCAAGGCGATCGCCGCATCTGCATCCACCAGCTTCATCAGCAAGCTCAAGGTATGACTCAGAACCGTTTCGGGAGTCCCTAGCGCTTGATCGTCCGCCAATTGAAGTTGCATCGATTGCAACCCTAACTGCCACTCCACCTGGCGCAAAAATTTCCCCAGTCCTACCCCTAGAAAGGCCACCCCCGCTAAGGCTACACCATAGCTATAAACCCACATCCCCTCACCGGGTTGGAGGTCTAACAGGGACAATAAAGTGATTCCCATGATTGAGACCGGAACAATCCACACCGGGCGGAAAATTCCCACCATCACTAGGGTCAAGGCGACAGGCCAAACCGGGGTCCATCGGAGTAGCCATCCCACCAGCAACAGGACCAGAATCGACTCAAAAATTCTGGGTGCAAACCGGGGGAAGCAGTCTGGACGCAGTTGTTCGGGTTGAGAAAACTGAGTAAACTGCCGAAATTGAGTAAACCGAGTCAATTGGACAAACATGATGCGATCGCCCTCGATACAGCCTCTGGTGTACTTAAGTGGGGGAAGTGTCCCTCTGACTTGATGGGAATCAGTCTACTATTCGCGATTTTTTCAGCCATGTACTCCCCGACTGCTGCCGGTACTGCCGGATCATGGGTGGATTGGAGAATTACCGTGGGAACTTGCAACCGAGATAAGTCTCCCCGGTGGTCCGACTGAAAGATTGTTTTGGCAATACTTAATGCAATATCCGGACGCATCGCTAAGAGGGTTTTGGCAAAACCGATTCCTAATTCCGGTTTGTCCAAGTTCCCCATCATCAACTGGGCAAACCCGCTGGCCCAAGCATGATAATTTGAGGACATCGCCTGATACACTCCATCGAGATCCGATTGCTCAAATCCCCCCACATATCCTTGATCGTTCAGATAGCGTGGAGATGGATTTAATAAAATCAGTTGTCTAAAGCGTTTCGGTTCTGATAAGGCCGCCAGTACCCCTACCATCCCACTGACGGAATGACCCACAAAAATACAGTCTTGGAGTTTGAGCTCGTGGCACAAATCTAGTAGGTCCTCAGCATAGCTGTGCAAACTGCTGTACCGACGCGGACTATAGGCGGATAAATCCGAGTTCCCACAGCCGACTAAATCAAATAATACAATTCGATAATTTGGCTCAAATACCTTGACCAGGTTGCGCCACGCGGTTTGATCCGTTCCAAAACCGTGGGCAAAAATCATGGTTTCACTGCCCTGACCCCGCAGATTCACGTTATTTCGAGCAAGGATGCTAGTCGTAAGCAACATATATCTGTTTCCTTCACTGTTCTGACCTTTGAGGGAGTCCTCGTAGATGCACACTTCGCGTTCTCCAAGCCACTCGCCTGGGAAATCAGACTCCTACACTCACTGCGACAAAATCTCTCTATAAATTATTAAA
It encodes:
- a CDS encoding alpha/beta fold hydrolase, with translation MLLTTSILARNNVNLRGQGSETMIFAHGFGTDQTAWRNLVKVFEPNYRIVLFDLVGCGNSDLSAYSPRRYSSLHSYAEDLLDLCHELKLQDCIFVGHSVSGMVGVLAALSEPKRFRQLILLNPSPRYLNDQGYVGGFEQSDLDGVYQAMSSNYHAWASGFAQLMMGNLDKPELGIGFAKTLLAMRPDIALSIAKTIFQSDHRGDLSRLQVPTVILQSTHDPAVPAAVGEYMAEKIANSRLIPIKSEGHFPHLSTPEAVSRAIASCLSN